The Salvia miltiorrhiza cultivar Shanhuang (shh) chromosome 1, IMPLAD_Smil_shh, whole genome shotgun sequence genome has a window encoding:
- the LOC130991548 gene encoding CASP-like protein 1D1 isoform X2: MGAKLKAFVAPPPPPPPPPLPPDSKGFSRSRYWVLVPLVLALNFSIGAYVLVKTTLRDKRISEEEIPEELTSSTSTSTT; the protein is encoded by the exons atgggtG CGAAGCTGAAGGCATTTGTggctcctcctcctccgccgccgccgcctcctctaCCACCGGATTCGAAGGGGTTCTCCCGCAGCCGCTATTGGGTTCTCGTACCACTCGTGTTGGCCCTCAATTTCTCCATTGGAG CCTATGTTCTTGTGAAGACTACGTTAAGAGATAAGAGAATATCAGAAGAGGAAATACCCGAGGAACTTACTAGTTCTACATCTACATCTACAACGTAA
- the LOC130991548 gene encoding CASP-like protein 1D1 isoform X1 produces the protein MGGKGPQLFAHKPKKSKLKAFVAPPPPPPPPPLPPDSKGFSRSRYWVLVPLVLALNFSIGAYVLVKTTLRDKRISEEEIPEELTSSTSTSTT, from the exons atgggtGGTAAAGGCCCTCAGCTCTTTGCCCACAAACCgaaaaaat CGAAGCTGAAGGCATTTGTggctcctcctcctccgccgccgccgcctcctctaCCACCGGATTCGAAGGGGTTCTCCCGCAGCCGCTATTGGGTTCTCGTACCACTCGTGTTGGCCCTCAATTTCTCCATTGGAG CCTATGTTCTTGTGAAGACTACGTTAAGAGATAAGAGAATATCAGAAGAGGAAATACCCGAGGAACTTACTAGTTCTACATCTACATCTACAACGTAA
- the LOC131009673 gene encoding uncharacterized protein LOC131009673, translating to MEVKDLRKRFVNRSMGNIAEDYLRVGNILVAYDLVFCRDYKHVHDWVWALVEEDQKWSDFPWGSYSFQILCHGMSVLKKHPNEITGNRKTYHFYGPIWALQIWSYEAIPRLGRACGMRDPRLQMPRLVNWTTWKSASDFTHFFDAHEAECHRTLEPVEEENDSWYLQTLRHPEPFSVRYHPGGKYAGLTEPVVPEPPPPVRPPPVQRSISRAEMTREKQPVPVPRSSSRAERAREKQPVHVEQHSTS from the exons ATGGAAGTGAAGGATCTGCGAAAGCGGTTCGTTAACCGCAGTATGGGCAATATTGCCGAGGATTATTTGAGGGTGGGCAATATTCTCGTGGCGTATGATCTCGTCTTCTGTCGGGATTATAAACACGTGCACGATTGGGTGTGGGCACTGGTAGAGGAAGATCAGAAATGGTCCGACTTCCCGTGGGGCTCTTACTCATTCCAGATTTTGTGTCATGGGATGAGTGTGTTGAAGAAGCATCCCAACGAGATTACCGGTAATAGGAAGACGTACCACTTCTATGGGCCCATATGGGCATTACAGATTTGGTCGTACGAGGCCATTCCGAGGTTGGGCCGCGCGTGTGGGATGCGTGACCCGAGGTTGCAGATGCCACGATTGGTGAACTGGACGACTTGGAAGTCGGCTTCTGACTTCACCCACTTTTTTGATGCTCATGag GCCGAGTGTCACCGGACACTCGAACCGGTCGAGGAGGAGAATGATTCATGGTATTTGCAGACCCTGAGGCATCCAGAGCCTTTTTCTGTACGATACCATCCTGGAGGGAAATATGCCGGCTTGACAGAGCCAGTTGTACCGGAGCCGCCTCCTCCTGTTAGGCCTCCCCCTGTGCAGAGGAGTATCTCACGAGCAGAGATGACTCGTGAGAAGCAGCCTGTCCCTGTCCCGAGGAGTAGCTCACGAGCAGAGAGGGCTCGTGAGAAGCAGCCTGTCCATGTTGAGCAGCATTCGACGTCATGA